GCACGCCCCGCTGCTCCCAAATAACCTGTCAGAGTTACAAGGGTCAGTACATACAGGAACAATAAAAATGGCTCCACACGCTGGACCTGACAATCAAACCGCCCGCTACATTGATCATCGTATCCATCACGGTCTGGCAGCCATCTTAATTTATCGCACAGAAGCAGAAGCAATCACTGAATGTGCAGACACTAATGTAACAAGGGCGGGAGCCATTACTGGACTCAGGTCTCACTATCACGAttatataatactgtatataccaatGCAGTGTCAGAAGCCGAGGTATCCAGATACAACCTAGATACACCACATACCCAGACAGACCTGACGGACATCAAGATATAACCTAGATACACCACATACCCAGACAGACCTGATATAACCTAGATACCCAGATAGATCCGAGGAGCATCCAGATACACCTTACATATCCACACAGACCTGAAGTTCATGCAGATACACTTTACCCAGATAGACCTGAGGAGCATCCAGATACCTCATAAGGCCTGAGGAACACACGTAACCAGATGGACCTGAGGTTTATGGAGATACGTCTCACATACCCAAATAGACCTGTGGGGCATCCTGATACACTTCACACACCCAGATAGACCAGAGGAGCATCCAGATATACCTTACACACCGAGACAGACCTAAGGGGCATCCAGATACACCTTCCATACCCAGAAGGACCTAAGGACATCCAGAAATATCTTCCAAACCCAGATAGACCCGATGGACGTTCAGATATACCTTCCATACCCAGATAGACCTGAAGGACATCCAGATACACCTTCCATACCCAGATAGACCTGATGGACATCCAGATACACCTTCCATACCCAGATTGACCTGAAGAACATCCAGATACACCTTCCATACCCAGATAGACCTGAAGGACATCCAGATACACCCTCCATAACCAGATAGACCTGaaggtcatccagatacaccctcCATACCCAGATAGACCTGATGGACATCCAGATACACCTTCCATACCCAGATTGACCTGAAAGACATCCAGATACACCTTCCATACCCAGATTGACCTGAAGGACATCCAGATACACCTTCCATACCCAGAAGGACCTAAGGACATCCAGAAATATCTTCCAAACCCAGATAGACCCGATGGACGTTGAGATATACCTTCCATACCCAGATAGACCTGAAGGACATCCAGATACACCTTCCATACCCAGATAGACCTGATGGACATCCAGATACACCTTCCATACCCAGATTGACCTGAAGAACATCCAGATACACCTTCCATACCCAGATAGACCTGAAGGACATCCAGATACACCTTCCATACCCAGATAGACCTGAAGGACATCCAGATACACCCTCCATAACCAGATAGACCTGaaggtcatccagatacaccctcCATACCCAGATAGACCTGATGGACATCCAGATACACCTTCCATACCCAGATTGACCTGAAGGACATCCAGATACACCTTCCATACCCAGATTGACCTGAAGGACATCCAGATACACCTTCCATACCCAGATTGACCTGAAGGACATCCAGATACACCTTCCATACCCAGATAGACCTGAAGGACATCCAGATACACCTTCCATTACCAGATAAAGCTGAGGTACACAGTGTCATAGCAGAGGTTTCGTGCACCACACTGCCATTTACCTAAAAACCATTTATGCAAAATTCTGCTATGTTTTTCCGTCCCGCAGCTTCTGTTCCAGTAAACAGAGGATCCTCAGAACACATTATATTGCGCAAACCAGCAGCGCCCAGCTTCCTGTATCCAGACTACGCTCATTTTACTATGTCATCTGGCGAGGTAAATAGTCGCTTTGTCTATAAGCAAACTATAAGACGGCAGCACTACAAGTCTCAGCCTGCTTTGCGTTATCAACTTCCAGTGACTGCGAGCTGTGGTCATGCTATAGCCGCAAGCAGGCGCACAGGACAGTAGAGGCCATAACTGTACGGAGGTTGTctgctgagacttgtagtcccTCTCCTACACATTTGTTATGTATGTGGACGGGCAGGCTTCCCTGCTTGCCTCCCTTATTGACAGCCAGCGGCTCGTAGATTAGATGAGCTTATCGATTAATCCTGCCTGATTGCAGTCTAATCTCACACACCCGCTGCCCTGCAGCAGAAATACAAATTAATTGCAGAGACCTTCAGACTATGAAAAGTGAGTCCCGGTGGGCCCATAAACGTCCCGGCCAGTGAGGAAGAGGCAATGGCAAGAGCGGTATACAACTTTACATTAACCACATATACCGGCGGGAGGGaaccgggtcaaaaacacagtaaTTACATCAAAAGACGCAGAAAAACTTTGATATAGGTCAGGACCCTTTTAACTCAGCGTATATTTTATCCGAACTGGATTAGAGGGGGTAACTGTACCTCAACCCCAAAAATAGCAAGTCCTGGTGTTTGTACCTAGCTGGACCAATATGAAACTAAGCAAAATATTgggtataatataatatatagtagTGTAATATAATGTGCTGTAATAGAATATGATGGAAGCTAAAACAGTAAAAGACAATTACAATAGTATAAATATGCAGTAATGTATTATAACTCATATGCAGTATATGATAAAATATACAGCAGTACATCTAATGTAATGTGCAATATTTGGAATGTAATTCAATATAATGtagtataatatacagtaatgTAATATAACAATGTAAATTGTGCAGTAATATGATGGaatgtaataataaaatgtaacagTGGCATAGTATACAGTCTTGTGAGCAGTTTGTGtctcagttgtatattagccagttaggttgtgatgtcttttgttcTGCACAAGAATCCtccgaatttgtaaagcgctgtggaataggaCGACGCtatagaataataataataataataataataataataataataataatgtaatataacAGTATAATGTCTAATTATATATGATGGAATGTAATACAATATAATGTTATATATTACACTATAGTACCTTATACCACTGTACGTTATATTACatttcacatactgcactactgtATACTAATGTAATgtgcaatatataaaaaaacgtAATGTAATATAACAGTAGTTATGTTGTGTGCAGCATACATAATGTAATACGATATAATGTAATATGACAGAGTGGAataatatacagtagtgtaatttaACACTAATACGATCTATATATTGCGTAACTTGAGGTTTTCCAATTCGCAGGCCTGGGAAGATTGGTACTATACTATAGGCCATATTGATGGTCACCAAGCTTTCCCAGATTCAGATAGTCCTGTTCTAACTGGTTGTTAAAAATTCTATTATAACAATGTACAGTACTGTGCCAAAATATTATATATTGCTATACAGTATAATCACACTATATATTACTTTGATATTGTTATATAACTGTATATTATGACCTTATAGTAtattatattggtatataactgtATATTATGACCTTAtagtacattatattatatagGTCTATAACTACCAATATAATATAGTATACTATAAGGTCATATAATATACAGTTATATAACAATATCAAAGTAATATATAGTGTGATTATACTGTATAGCAATATATTATATTATGGCACAGTACTGTACATTATGTTATAATATAGTTTTTAACAACCAGTTAGAACAGGACTATCTGAATCTGGGAAAGCTTGGTGACCATCAATATGGCCTATAGTATAGTACCAATCTTCCCAGGCCTGCGAATTGGAAAACCTCTCAAGTTACGGTACTtaccacctccccccccccccccccgacccaaTCTGGTGCCTAAATGGACAGATAGGAAATTCAGGATtctgagaaagctgggtgactacccTGGTAAGAGCTTTAATGGTTATAATCCAGCTTTCCCGGAAACAGATAAAAACCCCAAGTGAATATAAGCCCTTGATTGTAGTGGATATAAGATATTATAGGGGGGAAATGGCGCCAGGTTTCAGTCCTACAGGATCCCTCTGCAGCAAACAGAGCGGAATGAAATGTACACAGAATCTTTTGCGGTTCtataaggagggaggggggtggggggaagtCTTCTATTAAATGAGCGTCTCCTTTTATTAAATGTTTTCCCTCCGTCTCCTTAAAGATCTCGGCAGTGTAATTGATGTGAGTTTGCCTTTAATATCCTGTTCTCTGGCTCTTCGACACAGTCCTAGAGCAGCCGCCAAAGTGCCGTCCTATCTAATAAAAGGCTCCGCGTAATGAATTTTCGATCTTAATTTAAACAGTAATTTAAGCGgcgagggggaggaggggggctgcacaTGGATGTGAGGGGAGGACGAGACTGGGACAGTGCCGGGCCGTAGGATACACCAGATCAAAATCCCAGTCACTGCCTTGGACCTCATTCAGACGCATTTTAGCGTGCGTTTTACATCCGCCAATCCAGACCACTTACAGCACCAATTTGGGCTGCGCCATGACTTGCGGCTTACGCTAAACTGTGTCCACGCCACTGCCGCatgaatgaggccttatagtgatCTATTGTCtgttttaataaagtttattgaaaTTAGCTCTTTATTATCTTCCCTAGCAACTGGTCACCGAGAGGACTGGTAGTCACGGGCTGAACCCTTCTTTAAGGGACTGAATTACTACTGAAGACATTAGGCCTCATTCGTCCAAACTTTCTCCTAGTAATGCttggctgcccatagcaaccaatcagagccaaGCTTTCATTGTGCCAGAGAAGTTTAAGAAATGAaacctgagctctgattggttgctataggcatatGATGCGCTCATGTCAATAAACTTTATTCAAAAGGAAGTAAACAATCTTTTAATGAATCTATAGGGAGGCAATAAGGTGTGAGTTTCGCATTGCGGAGGGGGCCATGTCTGACTGACCCAACGATGTATAATAAGATGATAAAGTAGTCACTTATCATTTCAGAGCTTCCCATCATGCCCTGGTATGAATGATGGATGCTACCCTTCTGTCTTTCACGTTTGGCATTCAGCTTACAGTGCCCACCAGAATACCCCAGCATCAAGACAATCAAAATAGTTTTGTACTAAATATACTTTACCAAAATTCATAATTTTTATACCCAAGTTGCCCAAAAGTGGAGCAGCCCTTTAAGGCCACAACCATACGGTGTTAAACCAGAGAAAATACATTATCAAAATCCTTCACTTTTATGCCCAAGCTTCCCAATGGTGGAACGCCCCTTTAAGGCCACACCCATATGGTCTATAACTACCAATATAAACCAGAGAATATGTGTGTACATCCGTAAAGCGTATACCAACCTGTGTGCCCCACGCCAGCTAATTATACCGGCAAACCCGCAGCCATATTGGTATTTAACCCCTTGTATTCTTCACCCCAACACCTCGGCTAAAAAAGGGACATTTACGGAGATAAGACACTCCGTgcgaggaaggagggggggggggggggggcggggctcgGCGAATGAAATTGTCGGCCGGGCCAAAAAGTGTTAATGCATTcagctgtggggggaggggggagctgATAATTTCGAAGGTTTGTGAGCCCTCCCGGTGAGGAGCGGAATTGAACTTAATAGAAAATAACAGGGGCTTAATTGATGCCATATGTTTCAATATTGCCAACAGGGAACTTCACCTGCCAAGTGGGAGCCGGGGGGAGCGATTCGGGGGTCACAAGGCTCGTTCCAGAATTAATATCCAAAGGCCCTTTGTGTTGATGGAACAGAGTCGAGAGCGGGTGCGGGGCGCACAAACGGGAGGCTAATATCAGGGTCTGGCGGTTACGCAACAGGTAACCACGTGGCGGAGTATGTGAAATTACTACACCCTGCCGAGGGACGTGTCGCTCCAGGTTTGAGATTTAAAGGGAcacgtcccccccaaaaaaaacataagttCTGCTGAAACCTTTTTAGTAACATCTgtttctggaaaagctgggtgattatGCACATACTTGCCCACCCAGGTCACCACATGGAAAATCTGCTTGAGGAGTACAGTAATCAGAAAGAGGGGCTTTCATTCTGACATTTGAGACTATGGGCGTGGACATATTGgtcttcacccagctttcccagaatctGATAAAACCAGGGAAAGGCTCATCCCAATTTGTACCCGGTCACAGGACCCAAGTCAGATCAAAATATCTCAAGTCTGACCCCAAATGGGGGACGGAGGGGGATGGGCAAACTTATCTTCCCAGCTGTTCCCCTCATAAGCAAATAGTCCTAGAAACCAGCTGCTCAGATGGCAAGAACTTTTTGAGGGAAGGGTGTATATAAAGGATGCAGAGCGAGGGGCACCGCGTGGACGGGTGCGGCGGAGGGCAATACGCCCTAATGACATTTTCACCCACACAAGGCAGGACCCTCTGCCTACCCCTACCTTCAGTCTATTCTATTCAGCTgtgtggtcacccagctttcccagatggAAGGATAGTTTCTGATTTAGTGATTGGCAGGGGGAATTATGTTGATGATTCAGGGgccttggaaagctgggtgaaatcCTACATGGAAGCAGTAACGGTGGCCATGTTGGTCGGTCCCTTGCTTTCCAAGACCCCTGAATGGCGGTTTAGCCTACATTTTTGTATACTTGTCATTCAGGAATGCCGGAAAGCTGTGTGACACATCATGTGGGATCAGtaatggcggccatattggtaATAACTCCGCTTTCCAAGAGTCCTGAATGGAAAGTTAGAAGTGGAGGATGTATTACAACAGAGTTAGGTACCGTGATCATTCAGGACTCTAGGAAAGGTGGGTGACCATGCCTGTGTGAGCAGAGTGACCATTTACAacaacccagctttcctagactcCTGCACGAAAGGTTACGAGTGGAAGATGTATTACAACAGATTATTTAGGAAATCTGGGTAATGCTATGCTAGTGTGAGCTataatggcagccatattggtaataacccagctttccaagactcCCGAATGGAAGGTTAGGGGTGGAGGATGTATTACAATGGAGGTAGGTACAGTGATCCTTCaggactctaggaaagctgggtgaccatgcCTGTGTGATCAGTAATGGCAGCCGTATTTGTAAAAACCCAACTGGACGGTTAAGAGTGGAGGATGTATTACAACAGAGTGATTATTCAGGactccgggaaagctgggtgactatgCTTGTACGAGCTGTAATGGCGGCCATATTGGCCATCACTCCGCTTTCTGAGTAATCCCTCACTGCCATGGCTAGCCCGGATCTCCCATTAGGAACATGGCGGCATTCTCACCAGCGCCCGCTGCGGACCTAGCAGAACCAGATGCACACTCACCGGATGTAGTCGTTCCGGCACAGGATCATGCCGCTCTTGGTGTAACACGAGGTGCCAATCTCCCCCAGCTGAGCCTGGCAGCAGGAACACTTGAGGCAGCGGGTGTGCCAGTACCGCTCCATGGAGTACAGGAGGAAGCGGTCCGCGATCTTGCCCCCGCAGCCTGCGCAGGCCTTGGGGGGGGAGCTGTTGCTGCTGACCGCCGTGGTGGTAGCTTCGGACGTCCGGTTATTCACCATCCCTGGTCCTGCAAGAGAAATGGAGGAGACGCGGGGGTGAGGATGTGCACGGCTGGCGCTGGCAGCTGCAGAGACCTAAGTGATTGAAAGAAGCACTTTGCTCAAGCACCAGAAAATAGCTTATTACACAGCCGTCCCCCGAGAGCGCAGCTAATCACCCCGCAACTCCTACTGCCTGCACCCTTTCACTGCTGGCCGCCACGTTCGCATGCCCCCTTGTGCATAAGTATGAGACCCCTAGGCCGGCCAGGACGCTCCCTGCCTTATTACAAGCCGATAATGCACCTGGTTATATTGGACGTTAACCCCGTAGACTCCACAGCACTAAGAAACCAGTCCGGACTCTACCCTGTCTATTACACTGTAACGGGGCCCACCGCTGCTCCCCAGCGCCGCAAAGAATTAGGCAGCGTTCTAATAATGCAGCGTCTGCCAGGAGGAGCAACTTATCTGCGCTCTGTACCGCATTACACGGCAGAGAAGTGGGT
The Bufo bufo chromosome 8, aBufBuf1.1, whole genome shotgun sequence genome window above contains:
- the LOC121009574 gene encoding LIM domain transcription factor LMO4-A, translating into MVNNRTSEATTTAVSSNSSPPKACAGCGGKIADRFLLYSMERYWHTRCLKCSCCQAQLGEIGTSCYTKSGMILCRNDYIRLFGSSGACSACGQSIPASEMVMRAQGSVYHLKCFTCATCRNRLVPGDRFHYVNGTIFCEHDRPSGLLNGHLNPLQNNPLQSSPMLPDQKVC